From Fundulus heteroclitus isolate FHET01 chromosome 5, MU-UCD_Fhet_4.1, whole genome shotgun sequence, a single genomic window includes:
- the lcorl gene encoding uncharacterized protein lcorl isoform X1 codes for MAAAMQCSKCTAERKGFRRELDSWRHTLIHCVGFESILTGIYGPMLLKDLNLFVDCEPDEVDDWSAQASLSQCLFCNLPLDKLNDQVPAAASPASSPSDYSPCQTSTISESSQSAHRFLQAVFQKKDVTLDCDPKIPLLAQELMKKMIRQFAEEYMSKCQLSTPTNGVTRPSSPSSQTSDGPLDLTVNRRSEERESEPETGGVLDLSKRNPASTATSSSNHDALGSWLPSVAEEGRVAGQRGNTSHRRSALEAVLRFLCPAHQSLIYKIFKLAHQERLLPPHNHRPCTVPNRERSPSPPRLSPIPQHIGKKVDEKPPSLYHHAQDKEADLMVKNSQRSPRRRTAGLDGAAELQRRTVGHERAEQNAEETLLQDVVRRFNRKLEAITSGDKDPAIVSAAVSEEQSQRPSTSEPFPVDVPQTETSTALHTGGASDDLSEQLHRRQDEEPKSPNTRSRRRQEAQVAVATPADAARPRRNTSAVKRKFAKLDPSCGRRNGTKAKKGRLKEENTSVATSSTSSEPDLLKEASERKTEARAELVKNHGVNEGTLSTVSAQSDRGKEEETKAAMGTDELPTVKEEREGETGVDKRDRPISAIRHAPELQSTRGKQAPKADYVPTPAASMTPTCATQIPRLCTEGCGWRHEEATSVQHLDSGSFPVSEGQKCKSHQSAGVRKSMRNINPPQWISDYVISPPVFHGSSVETDGTRAKVDSRSPLDPQEHKGNLTFEPTPKEAGTQVKGKCQGLQKTVAIEKKSSPVNSPEKETGGNDCPAYRTRQSSTRSPPALKSLQNTLDGCSPTSPKSQYVSPIRIMFVSPVKDNEGVKYSLKSASSGFSLETEEPFDPCVESSWSGTPQKHKSESKERPVSPTKKSPSPAKASSISSPAKSPKCQASPRSAASSPKPRSRTSGDSTPSKRLFETENQRSPRESVSLCETTPPKRRPGRPRKLGPQLEQKAKRPIGRPRKQKQADAVTESKSPNGKFSRTDADDDVTKNLKITVVYGRSRRNKRVVSESFDQLQTHFKNACNAVCLKSDLGLSLHCSRRSLGIRKLHPEEVSPAKEPPPQSSSSIKSQGQNDSAPSRKPGRPAKIKISGISVTVTAASPRRRQIQINRETRVSPKTQPPKKAPPPESAEEDSCTGSSQRPTETSQTEVMETRNRNKCEPPNQTVALRHPQRERKPSIHLLHAVATSPSRWYKCSHALVRRSRQLLMNKASNEKRQEEQQASAESQAVKRQPCRKERQRVTQELNKVAKISLDSIFSPRKTVRWWAASAKEQTMNQELARRIRAISETWVAADEQNKVVQTSPLDTAGDSPVTSKSKISSAVRALFDCSTNEPRSCSMQQISYWFMQTTETQSLAIVKKASSRNPYELMHFPRSTSKESVRHSPQAERLHKHIKKFPRAVPISPLQHRQAQLRLRKKKRARRIRGRLFVSSLAAGVHTRGLMWWRSSLSAQFRATLFRVRRRFLTLRERERWQRWKGKKQRRRKTPRSNGPVASALQPDGSAKRPLPDSLRNGSVDQTLKRGDVPKEQKLSSKAWSPEKLKECRVFLRKINSPDSESAEEEGDSCTVTLDNGSPSTDLFEGEEKGLGGAAKAVRNGRKRSSNKRTCSTNLSDPAPRSTPKGKQRAKHKQAEVAPPSEEPPPAKVLRQSRMRGLTGLRWCDFVFET; via the exons ATGGCGGCCGCCATGCAGTGCAGCAAATGCACGGCTGAAAGGAAAGGGTTTCGGCGGGAACTCGATTCTTGGCGGCACACACTGATACACTGCGTCG GGTTTGAAAGTATCCTGACGGGAATCTATGGCCCGATGCTGCTGAAAGACCTTAATTTATTTGTGG ACTGTGAACCGGATGAGGTGGACGACTGGTCAGCACAAGCAAGCCTCTCGCAGTGTTTGTTCTGTAACCTGCCACTGGACAAACTCAAT GACCAAGTACCTGCAGCTGCGTCTCCCGCCTCCTCCCCTTCTGATTACTCCCCTTGTCAAACCTCAACCATATCCGagagcagccaatcagcacacaGGTTCCTTCAAGCTGTGTTTCAAAAGAAAG ACGTGACCCTAGATTGTGATCCCAAGATACCTTTGCTTGCTCAGGAGCTGATGAAGAAGATGATACGTCAGTTTGCCGAGGAGTACATGTCCAAGTGCCAGCTCAGTACCCCAACAAACGGTGTTACAAGACCCTCCTCTCCATCTTCGCAGACATCAGACGGTCCTCTGGATCTCACAGTGAACCGAAGAAGCGAGGAGAGAGAAAGCGAGCCTGAAACAG GTGGCGTGTTGGATCTCTCAAAACGAAACCCGGCGAGCACTGCAACATCGTCATCCAATCACGACGCCTTAGG ttcctgGCTGCCATCTGTTGCAGAAGAAGGGAGAGTTGCGGGACAGCGAGGGAATACGTCTCACAGACGTTCTGCTTTGGAGGCCGTTCTACGTTTTCTCTGCCCAGCACACCAGTCCTTAATCTACAAAATCTTTAAATTGGCTCATCAGGAAAGGTTGCTCCCGCCCCACAACCACAGACCCTGTACTGTCCCGAACAGAGAGCGGAGTCCTTCCCCTCCTCGTCTTTCACCTATTCCACAGCACATCGGTAAGAAAGTGGATGAAAAGCCGCCGTCGCTTTACCATCACGCACAGGACAAGGAAGCCGACCTGATGGTTAAAAACAGTCAGAGGAGTCCTCGCCGCAGGACAGCAGGCCTGGATGGAGCCGCTGAGCTCCAGCGTAGGACTGTAGGACACGAACGGGCTGAACAGAACGCAGAGGAAACTTTGCTGCAGGACGTTGTCCGTCGCTTCAATCGCAAACTGGAGGCCATCACATCAGGGGACAAAGACCCTGCCATTGTCTCCGCAGCCGTTTCTGAGGAACAGTCCCAGCGTCCCTCAACCAGCGAGCCGTTCCCTGTCGATGTCCCTCAGACTGAAACCAGCACAGCACTCCACACGGGCGGGGCCAGCGACGACCTTAGCGAGCAGCTCCACCGCCGTCAGGACGAAGAGCCAAAGTCACCCAACACGCGTTCCCGGCGGCGGCAGGAAGCCCAGGTCGCTGTTGCAACACCTGCCGACGCGGCTCGCCCCAGGAGGAATACCTCAGCAGTGAAAAGGAAGTTCGCCAAGCTTGATCCGTCGTGCGGTCGGAGAAACGGGACAAAAGCGAAGAAAGGAAGGCTGAAAGAAGAGAACACGTCTGTAGCTACATCCAGCACGTCGTCAGAGCCAGATCTACTCAAAGAGGCTTCTGAAAGAAAGACCGAAGCAAGAGCAGAGCTTGTGAAGAATCATGGAGTTAACGAGGGAACACTGAGCACAGTGTCTGCTCAAAGTGACAGGGGAAAAGAGGAAGAGACAAAGGCAGCGATGGGAACAGATGAACTACCGACTGTAAAAGAAGAGAGGGAAGGCGAAACGGGTGTTGACAAAAGGGACCGTCCCATTTCTGCTATTAGACATGCCCCCGAGCTGCAGAGCACACGTGGAAAACAAGCCCCAAAGGCCGACTATGTGCCAACACCTGCAGCATCAATGACTCCCACTTGTGCTACACAGATTCCCCGTCTCTGCACCGAAGGCTGTGGGTGGCGCCATGAAGAAGCCACGTCGGTTCAACACTTGGATTCAGGCAGTTTTCCTGTGAGTGAGGGGCAGAAATGTAAGTCACATCAGTCCGCGGGAGTAAGGAAGTCTATGAGGAACATCAACCCCCCTCAGTGGATTTCTGACTACGTCATATCTCCCCCCGTTTTTCACGGCTCATCCGTAGAAACTGATGGCACCCGGGCGAAAGTAGACAGCAGATCCCCTCTGGACCCACAAGAACACAAAGGGAACCTTACCTTTGAGCCAACACCAAAGGAAGCAGGTACACAGGTAAAAGGTAAATGTCAGGGCCTGCAGAAAACTGTGGCCATTGAAAAAAAGAGTTCTCCAGTGAACAGCCCTGAAAAGGAAACGGGTGGCAACGACTGTCCTGCATACAGAACGCGCCAGTCGTCTACAAGAAGTCCACCGGCTTTGAAGAGCCTTCAGAACACGCTAGATGGCTGCAGCCCTACTAGCCCCAAAAGTCAGTATGTTAGCCCAATAAGGATCATGTTCGTATCCCCTGTAAAGGACAATGAAGGAGTTAAATATAGTCTCAAATCAGCAAGTTCTGGTTTTAGTCTAGAAACAGAGGAGCCGTTTGACCCATGTGTCGAGTCCTCGTGGTCAGGGACGCCTCAGAAGCACAAAAGTGAAAGCAAGGAGCGGCCAGTATCACCGACAAAGAAGAGTCCTTCACCAGCTAAAGCCTCTAGTATATCATCACCTGCCAAGTCACCAAAGTGTCAAGCTTCGCCTCGGTCTGCCGCGTCATCGCCTAAACCCAGGTCAAGAACATCCGGTGACAGCACTCCATCCAAACGTTTGTTTGAAACTGAGAACCAGCGATCGCCACGAGAGTCGGTGTCCCTCTGTGAAACCACTCCTCCAAAGCGAAGACCCGGCCGACCGAGAAAGCTGGGACCGCAGCTGGAACAAAAAGCAAAGCGGCCCATTGGCCGGCCACGAAAGCAGAAGCAAGCGGATGCTGTAACAGAGTCTAAGTCGCCAAATGGGAAATTTTCCAGAACCGACGCTGACGACGACGTCACCAAGAACCTCAAAATAACCGTGGTGTACGGCCGTTCCAGGAGAAACAAGCGAGTGGTGTCGGAGAGTTTTGACCAGCTCCAGACGCACTTCAAGAACGCTTGTAACGCCGTGTGTCTCAAAAGTGACCTGGGCCTTTCGTTGCACTGCTCTAGAAGGAGTTTGGGTATTAGGAAATTACATCCAGAAGAAGTCAGTCCTGCTAAAGAGCCCCCGCCTCagtccagcagcagcatcaaAAGTCAGGGTCAGAACGACTCCGCGCCCTCCAGAAAACCAGGCAGACCTGCAAAAATCAAAATCTCCGGGATCTCAGTCACTGTTACTGCTGCATCACCTCGACGCCGCCAGATTCAGATAAACCGAGAGACCCGGGTATCACCTAAAACACAGCCTCCGAAGAAAGCACCCCCGCCAGAGTCTGCGGAGGAGGACTCTTGCACAGGCAGCAGCCAGAGACCCACTGAAACGAGTCAAACGGAGGTGATGGAAACAAGGAATAGGAATAAATGTGAACCGCCAAATCAGACTGTAGCCCTGAGGCACCCACAAAGGGAGAGGAAACCCTCGATACACCTCCTGCATGCTGTTGCCACCTCCCCCTCCAGGTGGTACAAGTGCAGCCACGCTCTGGTGCGGCGCTCCCGGCAGCTTCTCATGAACAAGGCAAGCAATGAAAAGAGACAGGAGGAGCAACAGGCGAGTGCAGAATCTCAGGCAGTGAAAAGACAGCCCTGCAGAAAAGAGAGACAAAGGGTCACCCAAGAGCTGAACAAGGTGGCAAAGATTTCATTGGACTCAATCTTTAGCCCAAGGAAGACGGTCCGCTGGTGGGCGGCATCGGCGAAGGAGCAGACGATGAACCAGGAGCTTGCCAGACGAATAAGAGCCATCTCTGAGACGTGGGTCGCTGCcgatgaacaaaacaaagtggtccAAACGTCTCCCCTTGACACTGCGGGGGACAGCCCGGTCACCAGCAAGTCCAAAATCTCCTCTGCGGTCCGCGCGCTGTTCGACTGCTCGACCAACGAGCCAAGGTCCTGTAGCATGCAGCAGATCAGCTACTGGTTCATGCAGACCACCGAGACGCAGTCGCTGGCCATTGTCAAGAAGGCAAGCTCCCGCAATCCCTACGAGCTCATGCACTTCCCGCGCTCCACCAGTAAAGAAAGCGTCCGCCACAGTCCCCAGGCGGAACGACTCCACAAGCACATCAAAAAGTTCCCCAGGGCCGTGCCCATAAGTCCTCTGCAGCACCGGCAGGCTCAGCTACGtctgaggaagaagaaaagGGCTCGGCGGATACGCGGACGACTGTTCGTCTCCAGCCTGGCGGCGGGCGTTCACACTCGAGGGCTCATGTGGTGGAGATCTAGCTTGTCCGCTCAGTTTCGGGCCACACTGTTTAGAGTGAGGAGAAGGTTCCTGACTCTGAGAGAGCGGGAGAGGTGGCAAAGGTGGAAAGGTAAGAaacaaaggagaagaaaaacgCCCCGCTCAAACGGGCCTGTGGCATCTGCCCTGCAGCCCGACGGGTCAGCGAAGCGTCCGCTGCCCGACTCCCTCCGGAACGGCTCTGTCGATCAAACCCTGAAGCGCGGGGACGTCCCCAAAGAGCAGAAGCTCTCTTCGAAAGCCTGGAGTCCCGAGAAGCTGAAGGAATGCCGCGTGTTTCTGAGAAAGATCAACTCTCCGGACAGCGAGTCGGCTGAGGAGGAGGGGGACTCTTGCACTGTGACACTGGATAACGGCTCGCCTTCTACGGACCTCTTTGAAGGGGAGGAGAAGGGCCTGGGAGGAGCCGCTAAAGCTGTGAGAAACGGAAGAAAAAGGAGCTCGAACAAGAGGACATGCTCGACAAACCTGTCCGATCCTGCACCCAGATCCACGCCAAAAGGGAAGCAGAGGGCCAAACACAAACAAGCCGAGGTAGCACCCCCCTCAGAAGAACCACCACCAGCAAAAGTGTTGAGACAATCGCGGATGAGGGGCCTTACCGGGCTGAGATGGTGCGACTTTGTGTTTG aAACCTAA